A single window of Paenibacillus sp. SYP-B4298 DNA harbors:
- a CDS encoding DUF3817 domain-containing protein, with product MLRTAVGRFRLIALLEGISFLVLLAIAMPLKYFWDMPIYVTVVGALHGLLFVLYMLGLLLAALEKKWSLGFIFVAALASFIPFATFVLDIRLKRQYT from the coding sequence TTGCTGCGCACTGCTGTTGGCCGCTTTCGCCTGATTGCTCTGCTTGAGGGCATCTCATTTCTTGTGCTGCTGGCGATCGCCATGCCGCTCAAATATTTTTGGGACATGCCAATTTATGTGACGGTCGTTGGCGCCCTGCACGGGTTGTTGTTTGTGCTGTATATGCTTGGACTGCTGCTCGCTGCGCTGGAGAAGAAATGGAGCCTTGGATTTATCTTCGTTGCGGCCCTTGCATCCTTTATCCCATTCGCTACCTTCGTGCTCGACATTCGACTAAAACGCCAATACACTTGA
- a CDS encoding SulP family inorganic anion transporter, whose product MLTRRLKNHWFSSTRADLLSGITVALALIPEAIAFSIIAGVDPMVGLYASFCIAIVIAIVGGRPAMISAATGAMALLMVNLVKDHGLEYLFAATILTGILQFALGLLKVGRFIAFVPQSVMTGFVNALAILIFMAQLVHFNNAGPLTYGLVAATLVIIYVLPRFTKVIPSPLAAILIISTMVIGLQLNVSTVGDMGTITSTLPFFHLPQIIWNWDTLWIIFPYSFSLALVGLLESLLTATVLDEMTDTPSNKNQEVRGQGIANIITGFFGGMAGCAMIGQSVINVSSGGRTRLSTLTAGAVLLLLIMLLSDLVMQIPMAALVGVMIMVSFGTFDWSSVTRIRKLPVADTAVMLLTVTVVLLTHDLSKGVLAGVALSAMVFSYRIARIRLHATQQHEGEKQYHVNGQLFFGTTSTFLNEFNYQQDPPLVTIDFSQSHIWDQSAVTAVSKVIAKYKQLDKTVKLTGLNKESRSLVERLGLQMASSH is encoded by the coding sequence TTGCTAACTCGACGATTAAAAAACCATTGGTTCTCAAGCACACGCGCTGATCTGCTGTCGGGCATTACCGTCGCGCTTGCTCTCATCCCTGAAGCCATTGCCTTTTCCATTATAGCTGGTGTTGATCCAATGGTTGGGCTATATGCCTCCTTCTGCATCGCAATTGTCATCGCCATTGTTGGCGGCAGACCTGCCATGATATCGGCTGCGACAGGAGCCATGGCGCTGCTGATGGTAAATCTGGTCAAGGATCACGGGCTCGAATATCTGTTCGCGGCAACGATACTAACCGGAATTCTTCAATTTGCGCTTGGTCTGCTCAAGGTAGGTCGCTTCATTGCATTTGTCCCGCAATCGGTCATGACAGGCTTCGTAAATGCTCTAGCCATCCTTATCTTTATGGCTCAGCTCGTCCATTTCAATAACGCGGGTCCGCTGACGTATGGACTGGTTGCAGCTACACTGGTCATTATTTATGTGCTGCCCCGCTTCACCAAGGTCATTCCTTCACCGCTGGCAGCCATTCTGATCATCTCGACGATGGTTATCGGCCTTCAATTGAATGTTAGCACAGTTGGGGATATGGGCACAATTACAAGCACACTTCCATTTTTCCATTTGCCCCAGATCATATGGAATTGGGATACGTTATGGATTATCTTCCCCTACTCCTTCTCGCTTGCCCTGGTCGGATTGCTGGAATCGCTGCTGACGGCAACGGTGCTGGACGAAATGACCGATACGCCGAGCAACAAAAACCAGGAGGTGCGCGGGCAAGGCATCGCCAACATCATCACCGGATTTTTTGGTGGCATGGCCGGCTGCGCCATGATCGGACAATCGGTCATTAATGTCAGCTCAGGCGGGCGTACCAGACTCTCTACCCTGACCGCAGGCGCGGTGCTGCTCCTGCTGATCATGCTGCTTAGTGATCTGGTCATGCAGATTCCGATGGCGGCGCTGGTCGGCGTCATGATCATGGTCAGCTTCGGCACCTTTGACTGGAGCTCTGTGACACGCATCCGCAAGCTTCCAGTTGCGGACACCGCCGTTATGCTTCTGACAGTGACAGTCGTTCTCCTGACGCATGACTTGTCCAAAGGCGTGCTTGCGGGTGTGGCGCTAAGCGCCATGGTGTTCTCCTACAGAATCGCCCGTATCCGGCTGCATGCGACCCAGCAACATGAAGGTGAAAAGCAATACCATGTAAACGGCCAACTGTTTTTTGGCACGACCTCGACTTTCCTGAACGAGTTCAATTACCAGCAGGACCCGCCGCTGGTGACGATTGATTTCTCACAATCCCATATATGGGATCAATCCGCAGTTACCGCAGTGTCAAAGGTCATCGCCAAATACAAGCAGTTGGACAAAACCGTAAAGCTGACCGGACTGAACAAGGAAAGTCGCAGCCTTGTAGAGCGTCTCGGGCTCCAGATGGCAAGCAGCCATTGA
- a CDS encoding GGDEF domain-containing response regulator — MERPAVATSRIGAARRSEQLLKEGRKRLVEELKNYIRELEVLLVRCEAGERGSAAALCRIAHTLKGSAPVFGLSRIGEIAEILWKQWEPVSAQQDQDKVRPLLYSGRQLVSQLWMEYEICVKEQQLETKGVRGSGGPAAAPSRLLIIDDDDVLRSYLARSLHYDGYEVMEAADVDSGKQMLRNHHFDLVILDLMMYPKSGYELFDFLKEDPTFKWLPLIVLSGRLDVQDKVQCFFLGADDYVTKPFEYEELSARIYSLLERNKGFEQMAFRDPLTGVFNRRYMDQQLQTELKRMEQYPAPMTLAFLDIDKFKLINDNYGHAAGDVVLQGLANVLQSQLRVTDFIARYGGEEFVIIMPGTTLAEGEKVLLGVLEVIRGAAVARDEVREYYITFSAGLAQWREGMSAEEWIKQADASMYASKAEGRNRITTRGEDGLLAAPDKPEELQKLLIVDDDEIIRSFIVKSLEALPLTVLQAASGKEALEVLSTEAVELCILDGMMPGMDGWEVLAQVRNNDRHADNPTKVIMLSSKKQEETAHPGSPISADEYMSKPFSIVELELKVKRLLNIEEHGLG; from the coding sequence ATGGAACGTCCGGCAGTTGCAACCAGTCGTATTGGTGCCGCGCGTAGAAGCGAACAGCTCCTCAAGGAAGGACGCAAACGCTTAGTTGAGGAACTTAAAAACTATATTCGTGAATTGGAAGTCTTGCTTGTCCGATGCGAGGCAGGCGAGCGAGGAAGTGCAGCAGCGCTGTGTAGAATTGCACATACATTAAAAGGAAGCGCGCCTGTATTCGGCTTGAGCCGGATCGGTGAGATCGCAGAAATACTATGGAAGCAATGGGAGCCTGTAAGCGCCCAGCAGGATCAAGACAAGGTCCGGCCGCTGCTCTACTCTGGCCGTCAACTGGTATCCCAGTTATGGATGGAGTATGAGATCTGTGTCAAGGAGCAGCAGCTCGAGACGAAAGGCGTGCGCGGTAGTGGCGGACCTGCGGCGGCACCAAGCAGATTGTTGATCATCGACGATGATGATGTGCTGCGTTCTTACTTGGCGCGCAGCCTCCATTATGATGGCTATGAGGTCATGGAAGCCGCGGATGTGGACAGTGGCAAGCAGATGCTGCGAAATCATCATTTTGACCTGGTCATATTGGATTTGATGATGTATCCCAAGTCGGGCTACGAGTTGTTTGACTTCCTGAAGGAGGACCCTACATTCAAGTGGCTTCCGCTCATTGTATTATCTGGCAGGCTGGATGTGCAGGACAAGGTGCAATGCTTTTTTCTTGGTGCTGATGATTACGTCACGAAGCCATTTGAATATGAGGAATTGTCGGCACGAATTTACAGTCTATTGGAGCGCAATAAAGGCTTTGAGCAGATGGCATTTCGCGACCCGTTAACCGGTGTATTTAATCGGAGATATATGGATCAGCAGCTTCAGACGGAATTGAAGCGGATGGAACAGTATCCGGCGCCGATGACACTTGCATTTCTGGATATAGACAAGTTCAAGCTGATCAACGACAACTACGGTCATGCTGCAGGAGATGTCGTCTTGCAGGGACTGGCCAACGTATTGCAGAGCCAACTGCGGGTAACTGACTTTATCGCTCGCTACGGGGGAGAGGAATTCGTCATCATCATGCCTGGCACTACGCTGGCCGAAGGTGAGAAGGTGCTGTTGGGCGTGCTTGAGGTGATCAGGGGAGCAGCGGTTGCTCGTGATGAGGTGAGGGAATACTACATTACTTTCTCTGCCGGACTGGCACAATGGAGAGAGGGGATGTCCGCGGAGGAATGGATCAAGCAGGCGGATGCGTCAATGTATGCCTCCAAGGCAGAGGGGCGTAATCGAATTACGACTCGTGGGGAGGATGGACTGCTCGCCGCGCCGGATAAGCCCGAAGAGCTCCAAAAACTGCTTATTGTAGACGATGATGAGATTATCCGTTCCTTCATTGTGAAGTCGTTGGAGGCTCTGCCCTTGACTGTGCTGCAGGCGGCCAGTGGCAAGGAGGCGCTTGAGGTGCTGAGTACTGAAGCGGTCGAGCTGTGTATATTGGATGGGATGATGCCTGGGATGGATGGCTGGGAAGTGCTAGCTCAGGTTCGCAATAACGATCGACATGCAGACAATCCCACCAAGGTGATCATGCTGTCTTCCAAGAAACAAGAGGAGACAGCTCATCCTGGCAGCCCAATCTCAGCAGACGAATATATGTCGAAGCCGTTCTCAATTGTTGAACTCGAGCTAAAAGTGAAACGGCTCCTTAATATAGAAGAACATGGTTTGGGATAG
- a CDS encoding WGxxGxxG family protein has protein sequence MKRFAASLMLIASLMLILSVPAFANMSSNSSTKMNTGVGTYGTTTNDRTNMYNDNMYNRNGMGGGYAGTGYDRVTTDGNYNNYNMRSLDGTTTGHRYRTTATTTNNNGMSWGWLGLIGLFGLAGMRGRNRETS, from the coding sequence ATGAAACGTTTTGCAGCCAGCTTGATGCTTATTGCCTCGCTTATGTTGATTCTGTCCGTGCCAGCGTTTGCCAACATGTCCTCGAATTCCAGCACAAAGATGAACACTGGTGTAGGGACATACGGTACGACAACGAATGACAGAACAAACATGTACAACGACAACATGTACAACCGGAACGGAATGGGTGGCGGGTATGCCGGAACGGGCTACGATCGTGTAACCACAGATGGCAATTACAACAATTACAATATGCGCTCTCTAGATGGCACGACAACTGGACATCGTTATCGTACCACAGCAACAACAACGAATAATAACGGTATGAGCTGGGGCTGGCTGGGTCTGATTGGCCTGTTCGGACTGGCTGGTATGCGCGGGCGCAATCGCGAAACATCCTAA
- a CDS encoding YheC/YheD family protein, which produces MVKKNYPSRSIRGKRRVNRYLAQNTSLRKYVPVTVRFSIRNLTRMAQRYSSLYIKPDVGSLGIGVHKLIRRSGGYQLVLTHKKRQLHKEFSTASHVYRYLKASKHTPLIIQQSISLDKFQGRPYDLRAMVQRKPGGPWVCTGILVKIGGKNRITTNYYQGGEMLTYEQFLQAKGYSSTERSAKQAYIKEIAIAMAKTLSKKRSGMQEMGIDLAFDKHKQLWVIEVNTYHPQFHPLKKIAPSMYRRMMRYARSYGRTRAK; this is translated from the coding sequence ATGGTTAAGAAGAACTATCCCAGCCGCAGTATCAGAGGCAAACGGCGTGTTAACCGATATTTAGCCCAGAACACTTCACTTCGCAAATATGTGCCGGTAACCGTTCGTTTCAGCATACGCAATCTGACCCGAATGGCACAGCGCTATTCTTCACTTTATATTAAGCCGGATGTCGGTTCACTCGGTATTGGCGTGCATAAGCTGATCCGCCGCAGTGGCGGCTATCAGTTGGTGCTCACGCACAAGAAACGGCAGCTACACAAGGAATTCAGCACCGCATCACATGTCTATCGCTACCTGAAGGCTTCGAAGCATACGCCTCTCATCATTCAGCAGAGCATCTCCTTGGACAAATTCCAGGGCCGGCCCTATGATCTAAGAGCCATGGTACAGCGAAAACCAGGAGGACCTTGGGTGTGCACCGGAATTTTGGTCAAGATCGGAGGTAAAAACCGAATCACTACCAATTATTATCAAGGCGGAGAGATGCTCACCTATGAGCAATTTTTGCAAGCCAAAGGCTATTCCAGCACGGAGCGCTCCGCGAAGCAAGCCTATATCAAAGAAATCGCAATCGCAATGGCAAAGACTCTGAGCAAAAAAAGATCAGGCATGCAGGAGATGGGCATTGATCTGGCCTTCGATAAACATAAACAACTGTGGGTAATTGAAGTCAATACCTATCACCCGCAATTCCATCCACTCAAAAAAATCGCCCCTTCCATGTATCGGCGAATGATGCGTTATGCCCGCAGCTACGGGCGGACTCGTGCTAAATGA
- the mgtE gene encoding magnesium transporter, which produces MHVIKDIQDELQSQEIVRQLLDLPDPAALQQFLEELQPYDVAILFNGLPASDQVRLLAHLDLATLTDLVEELEREQQVVVFQMLDPARTVEVMDRMDNDDLAQYLGSLSEEESRRLLSSMKLSESSAVRQLMNYPPETAGRIMNNRYVWIPAHYTVTEAIAKIRDFAEISEAISYLYVIDDNKQLLGVVSYRDLILAMPEERIQDLMYTRVISVQVDTDQEKVADVIRNYDFLAVPVIDSERRLVGIVTVDDIIDIVIQEADEDIQKLSGSGKDIDFHTPATVAAFRRLPWLVLLLLIGLVSGSIISQFEDTLGKVVALAYFMPMIAGMTGNTGTQSLAVVVRGLINKQLSAREVVHLIRRELLVGMIIGGCCGILITVIAYLWQGSLMLGLTVGLSLLLTLIIGTMAGTVIPLLLSRFNVDPAVASGPLITTLNDVLSLFIYFGIATLFIHYLV; this is translated from the coding sequence ATGCATGTGATTAAAGATATACAAGATGAGCTGCAATCACAGGAAATCGTCAGGCAGTTGCTGGATCTGCCCGATCCCGCGGCACTTCAGCAGTTTCTGGAAGAGCTGCAGCCTTATGATGTAGCCATACTATTCAATGGCCTCCCTGCATCCGATCAGGTGCGGCTGCTCGCTCATCTTGACCTGGCCACCCTTACTGATCTGGTCGAGGAGCTGGAACGAGAGCAGCAGGTTGTCGTGTTCCAGATGCTCGATCCGGCAAGAACCGTTGAGGTTATGGATCGAATGGATAATGACGACCTCGCTCAATACCTCGGCTCACTGAGCGAGGAGGAATCCAGACGCCTCCTCTCATCCATGAAGCTGAGCGAATCCTCCGCAGTTCGCCAGTTGATGAATTATCCGCCTGAAACAGCGGGACGGATTATGAATAACCGCTATGTGTGGATTCCGGCACATTATACGGTTACTGAGGCCATCGCCAAAATACGCGACTTTGCCGAAATCTCGGAGGCCATCAGCTATCTGTATGTCATCGATGACAACAAGCAACTGCTTGGCGTCGTCTCCTATCGTGATCTCATATTGGCTATGCCTGAGGAACGCATACAGGATCTGATGTATACACGGGTCATCTCTGTACAGGTCGACACAGATCAGGAGAAGGTTGCAGATGTCATCCGCAACTATGACTTCCTTGCCGTGCCTGTCATCGACTCGGAGCGCCGCCTGGTCGGCATCGTGACCGTTGACGATATTATCGATATTGTCATCCAGGAAGCCGATGAGGATATCCAGAAGCTGTCTGGGAGCGGCAAAGACATCGACTTTCATACACCGGCTACAGTCGCTGCTTTTCGTCGCCTTCCCTGGCTCGTGCTGCTGCTGCTTATTGGACTTGTGTCCGGCTCTATCATCAGTCAGTTCGAGGATACACTTGGCAAGGTCGTCGCGTTAGCCTACTTTATGCCGATGATTGCCGGCATGACTGGCAATACCGGCACCCAGTCTCTGGCGGTCGTGGTACGCGGCCTGATCAACAAACAATTAAGTGCCAGGGAGGTTGTACATCTGATACGCAGGGAGCTGCTCGTAGGGATGATCATCGGTGGCTGCTGCGGCATCTTGATCACAGTGATCGCTTATCTGTGGCAAGGCAGCCTGATGCTTGGACTTACGGTCGGGTTGTCGCTGCTTCTTACGCTTATCATCGGCACAATGGCAGGAACTGTCATACCGTTGCTGCTCAGCCGCTTCAATGTTGATCCGGCCGTGGCTTCCGGCCCACTGATTACAACACTAAATGATGTGCTCTCGTTATTTATTTATTTTGGGATCGCTACGCTATTCATTCATTATCTTGTGTAA
- a CDS encoding asparaginase, giving the protein MDQLLLVFTGGTIGSIATGRQIDVRSSVSSELVDRYLQRAGEHAPQLTTMQPFNILSENLLPQDWIVLKESIADQQPERYSGIIITHGTDTLAYSAAALSYLFHDTRVPIVMIASNYPLADPRSRGVQNLEAAIAFICNERLPGVFVCFENKQGEALLHLGSRIRQSAPFTDEYESAYGLPFGQMKDGCFHPVEHAVNPKLEQLTPLSRSLLPQDAAFTTDVVYIQPYPGLDYSYYSFDQANRPQAILHDLYHSATAGTRSDREGRYSLPAFIHRCRQAGIPVYLCPFKEENAQLYATSSVLLEAGAIPLRGITSEAALVKLMLAYGTPSLHPIAATWVQHTTLLHEHIAASAAR; this is encoded by the coding sequence ATGGATCAGCTTCTACTCGTCTTTACAGGCGGAACGATCGGCAGCATAGCAACAGGACGACAAATTGATGTCCGATCCTCTGTCTCCTCTGAACTGGTAGATCGTTATTTGCAACGCGCCGGCGAACATGCACCGCAGCTTACAACCATGCAGCCGTTCAATATTTTAAGTGAAAACCTGCTTCCGCAGGACTGGATTGTTTTAAAGGAAAGTATAGCAGACCAGCAGCCTGAGCGTTATTCCGGCATCATCATCACCCACGGCACCGATACACTCGCCTATAGCGCAGCAGCGCTAAGTTATCTGTTCCATGATACCCGTGTTCCAATCGTAATGATTGCCAGCAATTATCCGCTGGCAGATCCCCGTAGCAGGGGCGTACAAAATCTGGAGGCTGCCATCGCCTTTATTTGCAACGAGCGCCTGCCCGGTGTTTTTGTCTGCTTTGAGAACAAGCAAGGGGAAGCCCTGCTGCATCTTGGCTCTCGCATCCGTCAGTCTGCGCCATTCACAGACGAGTACGAGAGTGCATATGGGCTGCCATTTGGGCAAATGAAGGACGGCTGCTTCCATCCGGTAGAGCATGCGGTAAATCCTAAGCTAGAGCAGTTGACTCCGCTCTCACGCTCCCTGCTGCCGCAGGATGCCGCGTTTACGACCGATGTGGTCTATATCCAGCCCTATCCAGGACTGGACTACAGTTATTATTCATTTGACCAGGCCAACCGCCCGCAGGCCATCCTGCACGATCTGTATCACTCAGCGACGGCAGGGACACGGTCGGACAGAGAGGGACGCTATTCCTTACCTGCCTTCATCCACCGCTGCAGGCAGGCTGGTATTCCTGTCTACCTCTGCCCGTTCAAGGAAGAGAATGCTCAACTGTACGCGACCTCCTCAGTGCTGCTGGAGGCAGGCGCTATACCGCTGCGGGGAATCACCTCCGAGGCGGCACTCGTTAAGCTGATGCTTGCTTATGGCACCCCTTCTCTGCATCCGATAGCAGCCACATGGGTACAGCATACAACCTTATTGCACGAGCATATCGCTGCAAGCGCTGCAAGATAA
- a CDS encoding NAD(P)/FAD-dependent oxidoreductase, translated as MLYDAIIIGGGIAGLQAAIQLGRYGRATLVLDAEDGRSVLCRSYHNVLGWPEGVSGQHLRDLGRRQAEQLGIEFRLGTVKRVERQGDGWAVRAEESNGAVYYGKRLLLATGIKDRLPELEGLVECLGESVYICPDCDGFEVKGRATLVIGSGEAGAAMALTLRYWTDNIIVVEQTLEPTGREQRRAKLAEHDIRYVDSPVQRLHANGGQLTGVTLLSGEHIAVSHAFMAMGGNRVRSELAMQLGAEVADNGHVWTDPRTKMTSVPHVWAAGDIGIHSEQLAIAMGEGAQAAIWMHKSLL; from the coding sequence ATGCTGTATGATGCTATCATTATCGGTGGAGGAATAGCCGGGTTGCAAGCGGCGATTCAACTGGGAAGGTACGGGAGGGCGACACTTGTACTGGATGCAGAGGATGGAAGATCGGTGCTGTGCCGGTCCTATCATAATGTGCTGGGGTGGCCAGAGGGCGTAAGTGGACAGCATCTGCGCGATCTTGGGAGAAGACAGGCAGAGCAGTTGGGCATTGAGTTCCGGCTGGGAACGGTCAAGAGAGTGGAAAGGCAGGGCGATGGATGGGCAGTACGGGCGGAGGAGTCGAATGGAGCAGTCTACTACGGCAAGCGCCTGCTGCTTGCGACTGGCATCAAGGATCGACTCCCGGAGCTGGAGGGCCTGGTCGAATGTCTGGGGGAGAGCGTCTATATCTGTCCAGATTGCGACGGGTTCGAGGTGAAAGGGCGGGCAACACTAGTCATCGGCTCAGGTGAGGCAGGTGCAGCTATGGCACTGACGCTGCGATATTGGACGGATAATATTATTGTGGTGGAACAGACGCTAGAGCCAACCGGACGGGAGCAGCGGCGTGCCAAGCTTGCTGAACACGACATTCGTTATGTGGACAGCCCTGTGCAGCGTCTTCATGCGAATGGCGGGCAATTGACGGGTGTTACGTTGCTGAGCGGGGAGCATATTGCTGTTAGCCATGCCTTTATGGCGATGGGAGGAAACCGGGTACGCTCAGAGCTAGCCATGCAGCTAGGAGCTGAGGTGGCGGATAATGGTCATGTATGGACAGATCCGCGGACCAAGATGACGTCCGTGCCTCATGTTTGGGCGGCAGGAGACATCGGTATCCATTCCGAGCAGCTCGCTATAGCGATGGGGGAGGGAGCGCAAGCAGCGATCTGGATGCACAAAAGCTTGCTTTGA
- a CDS encoding YitT family protein: MTRINDYIPVLKKLGSVLLGSLIIVSAIHLFILPHHIIEGGMLGVGLLASYATPIPSGAAIIILSLPVYGFTYFFYKSLFWFNLLGVICISILLELMPPLELPLALSPVLSAWLGGLMVGSGVGLLLRSHITTDGLDLLAHLFSFRAKVNVGVLIFVLDMLVLIGGMFVLSKGQIILSLITVAGIGLMTTLLTWGRRH, translated from the coding sequence GTGACGCGTATTAATGACTATATCCCTGTACTAAAAAAACTTGGCTCCGTCCTGCTAGGGAGCCTCATTATTGTCAGCGCCATTCACCTGTTCATACTACCCCATCATATTATTGAAGGCGGCATGCTAGGTGTCGGTCTGTTAGCCAGCTATGCTACACCGATTCCATCCGGCGCAGCGATCATCATACTGAGTCTGCCTGTCTACGGCTTTACCTATTTCTTCTACAAATCGCTGTTTTGGTTCAATCTGCTTGGCGTCATCTGCATTTCAATCCTGCTTGAGCTCATGCCTCCACTAGAGCTGCCCTTGGCTCTTTCCCCTGTACTTAGCGCCTGGCTAGGCGGTCTGATGGTTGGCTCAGGTGTCGGCCTACTGCTGCGCTCCCATATTACGACCGATGGTCTGGACTTACTCGCCCATCTATTCAGCTTCCGGGCAAAAGTGAACGTTGGCGTGCTCATCTTTGTTCTGGATATGCTGGTGCTGATCGGAGGGATGTTTGTACTTAGCAAGGGACAGATTATTCTGTCGCTCATTACAGTGGCCGGGATCGGCCTCATGACCACCCTGCTCACCTGGGGACGAAGGCACTAA
- the rnz gene encoding ribonuclease Z yields MELCFLGTGAGRPAKNRNVTSLIIQFGQPQHDIWMFDCGEGSQHQLMHTSYKLNRISRIFITHLHGDHIFGLPGLLSSRAFQGGLQPVALYGPKGLRLWLETTLSISETHLGHDLHIHEIEEGLVYEDARFMVEALPLEHRIDCYGYRITEKDQPGRLQAEKLQELGIGAGPMYGRLKKGENIVLEDGTIIEANTVTEPPVKGRVVAILGDTKPCDNVARLCHHADLVVHEATFEAALAEKAIEFGHSTTQHAAQAARAAGARRLLLTHFSSRYSDEDLADLVAEAQQLFPNTEAATDLMVVALHHCRGQA; encoded by the coding sequence ATGGAGCTTTGCTTTCTGGGAACCGGTGCAGGGCGGCCCGCCAAAAACCGCAATGTCACCTCCCTTATTATTCAGTTTGGACAGCCTCAGCACGACATCTGGATGTTCGATTGCGGGGAAGGCTCTCAGCATCAATTGATGCATACATCATACAAGCTGAACCGAATCTCCCGGATATTCATCACGCACTTGCATGGGGATCATATTTTTGGCTTGCCGGGACTGCTATCCAGCCGTGCGTTTCAGGGGGGACTGCAGCCAGTTGCGCTATATGGCCCCAAAGGGCTTCGTCTGTGGCTGGAGACGACGCTCTCCATCTCCGAAACTCATCTCGGACATGACCTGCATATTCATGAGATCGAGGAGGGGCTCGTCTATGAAGATGCTCGCTTCATGGTGGAGGCGCTGCCGCTAGAGCATCGGATTGATTGCTACGGATACCGAATTACGGAGAAGGATCAGCCTGGTCGGCTGCAGGCAGAGAAGCTGCAGGAGCTCGGCATTGGCGCAGGACCAATGTATGGCCGTCTCAAGAAAGGGGAGAACATCGTCTTGGAGGATGGGACGATCATCGAGGCCAATACGGTTACTGAACCGCCTGTAAAGGGACGGGTGGTAGCTATACTGGGGGACACCAAGCCTTGTGATAACGTGGCTCGATTGTGTCATCATGCGGATCTGGTCGTCCATGAAGCAACCTTTGAGGCAGCATTGGCGGAGAAGGCGATCGAATTCGGCCACTCGACGACCCAGCATGCGGCACAGGCCGCCAGGGCCGCAGGCGCCCGCAGGCTGTTGCTGACCCACTTCAGCTCCCGCTACAGTGACGAGGATCTGGCCGATCTGGTTGCAGAGGCGCAGCAGCTATTCCCGAATACGGAGGCAGCCACAGATTTGATGGTGGTCGCGCTGCACCATTGCCGCGGACAGGCGTAG
- a CDS encoding YitT family protein, giving the protein MARAHKKHTVAEILKRIIFITLGAALMGVALEYFLVPNSMLDGGITGISIVLSSITPLPLSVLIFVINLPFLFIGYKQIGRTFALSTLYGIAVMSLTTAILHHVEPFTHEKILAVLYGGVLLGAGVGLAIRYGGALDGTEIVAILISKKTRIPVGQIIMLINVVIFTIAGFLFGPDSAMYSIFTFYIAAKVMDIVVEGLDESKSVTIISSEYEEISQAIMDRLGRPTTYFYAKGGYSNMDTQVIYCVVTRLELAKLKAMVQEIDPSAFISIQHVSDVLGGSMEKKSIH; this is encoded by the coding sequence ATGGCTCGAGCTCATAAAAAACATACCGTTGCTGAAATTCTAAAACGTATAATATTCATCACGCTCGGAGCGGCTTTGATGGGGGTGGCGTTGGAATATTTCCTTGTCCCTAACAGCATGCTCGATGGAGGAATTACCGGGATATCGATTGTCTTGTCTAGTATTACCCCGCTGCCGTTAAGCGTTCTGATCTTCGTCATCAATCTTCCCTTTCTGTTTATCGGCTACAAGCAGATTGGCCGAACCTTCGCTTTGTCCACCTTATACGGAATTGCTGTCATGTCGTTGACAACAGCTATATTGCATCATGTTGAACCATTTACTCATGAGAAAATATTGGCAGTGCTCTATGGCGGCGTACTGCTCGGAGCCGGCGTAGGTCTGGCGATCCGCTATGGCGGCGCGCTGGACGGCACAGAGATCGTCGCCATCCTCATCTCCAAGAAAACCCGTATTCCTGTGGGACAGATCATTATGTTAATCAATGTCGTCATCTTTACCATTGCCGGCTTTTTATTTGGACCGGATTCGGCAATGTACTCGATATTCACCTTCTATATTGCAGCAAAAGTGATGGATATTGTAGTTGAAGGACTTGATGAATCGAAGTCGGTTACCATTATCTCAAGCGAATATGAGGAGATTTCGCAAGCGATCATGGATCGTCTCGGCCGGCCGACGACGTATTTTTATGCCAAGGGCGGTTATTCCAATATGGATACGCAGGTTATCTATTGTGTGGTGACCCGTCTGGAGCTGGCGAAGCTGAAGGCGATGGTTCAGGAGATTGATCCGTCTGCATTCATCTCGATCCAGCATGTGTCCGATGTACTGGGTGGAAGCATGGAGAAGAAAAGCATTCATTAA